The DNA window GATGCAAACCGAATGACCCGTTAATGCCAACAGTGCCGCAGTCAACCCGAGCATCAGTGTCTTTCCCTGTCCTGGGAGAACTTGCGCAAAATGTTTGGCCACTCCTGCGTTCGAATCGTCCACCTCCAGCAGGTTTAAAAGGCACAAGATCTGGACAACGTGTAGCTTCCGGGTTTTGCCTCCGTCGTAGTAAATCGAAGTAAACCAGAGAGCGGCGAGTCCGGCGAGGATTATTGGAAGTCGCTTCTGTTTAAAGCACCAGTTCCACGATTGAAAATGAAGCTGTTCCGACCTAAGCCTCAATTCTTGCACTATTTGATCGGTACTGCCCTCAGAGGACATGTATTGCTGAAACTTGTCCGAGTACAGCTGGAATGCTGAAAGCAGCGTTCGCTTGTTATTACAGTTCTCATTTAGCTTAAAGTATTCATCCACTGCCATATCGAATTCCGCCTCTAATACTCGACTGTTGAAATCGCGCAAAGAAATGCTGTTACTGACGGCACATGTTACGGGATCCACTTTTATCGTGAAAAAATTGtcgaatgaataaaaattggGTTGATGCTTCATACTTGGCAACATGTTTCGCAACCCTGACAACAAAGTGCCTGCGGATGCGATCTGATCAGATTCCGACAGATCATGCTTGTGCGACCACTGTTTCCTATTCAGCTGCTGCAGAACTAAGGACAGATAAGCTTTCACGATAAGAATCACGTAGTGCTTTGGAACTGGGAtattgctatataaaatttgcatGATTTGAACGAACTTTACCGGATCTGATACTCGATAAGTCTTTGGAATTTTCAAATCAAGCCGTACATTGTTGATTTCCTCGATTAATTGCAGCACAAGTATCTTTGACAAATCCACATTGGGGATGTCTCTGATGAACCAATCAAATGACAGCGCGTTCAGAGCGATAAGGAACTTATTGAAGGATTGGCAGAAATCCAATAATTCTGCTGCTTTCACCTTTTTATCTAAAGCAACCAGCAGTATGTCCAACAGCGCTTTCGGAATTTGACACATGTCTGAGTGACAATTCTTCGAAGGGATCGTTGTAATTATGTCTCTTCTGTGGTTCCAAAAGGCATTGAAGACGTTGATCAGGTCACGGAAACGGTTTATGGCTGTAGTATTCAAAGTAACCTCCGGAATGAGTTGGCAAAGTTGTTTCTGCAGAATCTGGCTGTCGATTGCTGCGTTGGTACCTTGCTTCTGTTCGGAGCAATCGATGGTGATGGTATGAGCAATAAAGCGTATCATACAGTGACTTAGAATTCGCACCGTTTCCAGTTGATCTTGTTTAGCTTCTCCAACTAAGGCAGTGTATTTTTTAATAACTGACCCATAAACGTTGATCTGGTTTTGGGTTGCACTGTACGAAAGAGCATCATCTAGCATACAGAACCAAACGTACGACTCTTGCATAATTTGCCTAGGATCAGCTAGAAAGTGACAGCTCAACAGTTTCGCTTTATACTCAAATAGCTGCCTCCCGTTACTCGAAGCAGGATCGAAGTGCGTCAGCAGTTTAAACACGAAGTAATATTCGCGGCCAAGAGTTTTCGTTGAAAAATCTTTAATATGCCTGGCTAGTTTCTTTGCTGGTTTCCAGCGAGTTGCATCGAATCTAATTAGCTTCGACGGTTTTAGGTCTGATTTTGCGCTAATTTCATTGATTAGTTCTTCCAAACTTCTACAGAGaagtaaaaaaatcgaattggtTAGTGGCATTTCCCCAATAAGGTTGTCGATTTGTATCACATTCACTTTTCTAATAAATCGGATGCTCAAGTTCTGAATAGGCTCACGAAAAACATCCGCCTGCAGATTGCCGCTCATCTTCCTAAAGAACTCCACATCACTACTGCTGATGAACATGGTACGCTCTGGACACATTTCTACCATCAGCTGGTATAGATATTCTGGGGTTTTCTCCAGCAAACACCCTTTGTGTATCGTTGCTGCTGTTGATCGTATTTGTTTTACAACTCTAATCAAGTCGGACGAATCCGTTTCGAGCTGTGCTGCAAAACATGGCAAAAGTTCGGCTCTCCTTTTATACGCACTTTCGACCTCGTACTGGCTACTAGCGATTCGTGTGAGCCTCACTGAAAACACCCCATTATTGACAATGTCTTTACACACTCTCTCATAACTGATCGAGCCGCAGTCGTCATATCCACCAATTCTCCGCATTGTGATGCAATCTCTAGCGAACTCGCTGTTCTCTGCCGAATTTATCCCGATATCCCGAAGGATCTTCACTAATTCTGCCTGCAAACGAGTTCTTTCCCTCGCAAGATCATCGAAATACATGTCCACAATCTGAATCTGGTTGAGTAAAACTTTTTTCGCCTGTTCAAAATCACACGTTTGATCCAGCAATTCCGGCTGCTTGATGGTCACCTTCGCCAGCAGGCCATCATTAATCAACAACAGGCAACCCTGGTTGTATAGTTTGATATCCATGGCCTCCTGAGTTAAACAGGCGGAAAAGTTCAACTTGCTGGTTCGGTTTGACGTCGGTACTTTTTTCTTGACATACTCGCTACCACTCGGGGCAAAAAATTTTCGCACTTGATCCAGAGTCCGAATTGATGTCCGGACAACGCAGGCTTCGTTGGCGCTGGGTACAGTAGTTTCTACAGTAGTCGAACAACTATCCGCTATCGTTACGTGAGTCTTATTCGATGTTGAAACATCACGCGCAGATCTCCCAGTCGTGTCTGCAGGctccttttttttctttttttttgttttgtcatTTCGATGACAGGCTGCAGGCTCCTTACAGCGCACTGGTTCCATTCCCAGCCAGGCTCGAGCTAGAAAATCAATGGGAAATTATATTATGCGCCTCAGGTTGAGCTAAGAAAATTTATGGATACAACTACGCAGATAGAACTGA is part of the Topomyia yanbarensis strain Yona2022 chromosome 1, ASM3024719v1, whole genome shotgun sequence genome and encodes:
- the LOC131686536 gene encoding uncharacterized protein LOC131686536, translated to MEPVRCKEPAACHRNDKTKKKKKKEPADTTGRSARDVSTSNKTHVTIADSCSTTVETTVPSANEACVVRTSIRTLDQVRKFFAPSGSEYVKKKVPTSNRTSKLNFSACLTQEAMDIKLYNQGCLLLINDGLLAKVTIKQPELLDQTCDFEQAKKVLLNQIQIVDMYFDDLARERTRLQAELVKILRDIGINSAENSEFARDCITMRRIGGYDDCGSISYERVCKDIVNNGVFSVRLTRIASSQYEVESAYKRRAELLPCFAAQLETDSSDLIRVVKQIRSTAATIHKGCLLEKTPEYLYQLMVEMCPERTMFISSSDVEFFRKMSGNLQADVFREPIQNLSIRFIRKVNVIQIDNLIGEMPLTNSIFLLLCRSLEELINEISAKSDLKPSKLIRFDATRWKPAKKLARHIKDFSTKTLGREYYFVFKLLTHFDPASSNGRQLFEYKAKLLSCHFLADPRQIMQESYVWFCMLDDALSYSATQNQINVYGSVIKKYTALVGEAKQDQLETVRILSHCMIRFIAHTITIDCSEQKQGTNAAIDSQILQKQLCQLIPEVTLNTTAINRFRDLINVFNAFWNHRRDIITTIPSKNCHSDMCQIPKALLDILLVALDKKVKAAELLDFCQSFNKFLIALNALSFDWFIRDIPNVDLSKILVLQLIEEINNVRLDLKIPKTYRVSDPVKFVQIMQILYSNIPVPKHYVILIVKAYLSLVLQQLNRKQWSHKHDLSESDQIASAGTLLSGLRNMLPSMKHQPNFYSFDNFFTIKVDPVTCAVSNSISLRDFNSRVLEAEFDMAVDEYFKLNENCNNKRTLLSAFQLYSDKFQQYMSSEGSTDQIVQELRLRSEQLHFQSWNWCFKQKRLPIILAGLAALWFTSIYYDGGKTRKLHVVQILCLLNLLEVDDSNAGVAKHFAQVLPGQGKTLMLGLTAALLALTGHSVCIVCRNADLAASDRADFQSFLELLDIRECVSYRSVDEFQTKVTLKMNGQRVFRTGFASTSKEYPTIAVRLLTGSLEDSVLLIDDVDLFDELNCCKPSMAVILPGLDKIQTRIWDLTSKKIHTAVIESHIYKYIQSSGFEEKYRWQIFLTRPDEFELLQFDSWFSDSISHTNKTFFGEHLKSMIKGAYQVCTSTGASDYTPLFDYLKREELNATLVTEDNINYGYLIIPLSSNEQFLTLVKEFPLVLGLFGRSFHASETATIEKFADIRKWSKIPFTHQLDKNINESGWMNRIADRVHAVLESKPSVLVIFSELCYLTMFQSDRGKQFSRLNILMQSTTDANKHEMLRKVATTGTVTLALRETVNVSEVVKEVSGIHVIQMWFAKDPDEELQIKRQAAKEDYELIICSNYCSLDWQPQHVVYDSLSEAKTKWCERSFTAALKTLQNSKIDKWEDCAQSLLENVRFDSQ